A DNA window from Paenibacillus andongensis contains the following coding sequences:
- a CDS encoding PspA/IM30 family protein — MNILNRIGKIAEAAWQETASKLEQHERGGSVIDKLEQRYEEALQRTIELRRHIVNAEEMAQLRGEQAELAMRAGDEELARLALQEKQREEAACELYRAQYAGSQDVCLALADELRGLRAGRAAEGPRVQPPSSGLHEKEARDAWRELEVTGRELGREALQGLREAGRLSQETLKEASGNLQQELRTLRGKFQQEWQQHRSSDDTDPRGKK; from the coding sequence ATGAATATATTGAATCGGATTGGCAAAATAGCTGAAGCTGCATGGCAAGAAACGGCAAGCAAGCTTGAGCAACATGAACGGGGGGGCAGCGTGATAGATAAGCTTGAACAGCGCTATGAGGAGGCGCTGCAGCGAACCATTGAGCTGCGACGCCACATTGTGAACGCAGAGGAGATGGCGCAGCTGCGCGGCGAGCAAGCCGAGCTGGCAATGCGCGCCGGCGATGAAGAGCTCGCGCGGCTAGCGCTGCAAGAGAAGCAGCGCGAGGAAGCCGCTTGCGAGCTCTACCGCGCGCAGTACGCGGGCAGCCAGGATGTGTGCCTGGCGCTCGCGGATGAACTGCGCGGGCTGCGTGCGGGGCGCGCAGCCGAGGGGCCTCGGGTGCAGCCGCCGAGCAGCGGGCTGCACGAGAAAGAGGCTCGCGACGCATGGCGCGAGCTGGAAGTGACCGGCCGCGAGCTCGGCCGGGAAGCGCTGCAGGGGCTCCGCGAAGCGGGTCGCCTGTCGCAAGAGACGCTGAAGGAAGCCAGCGGCAACCTTCAGCAGGAACTGCGCACGCTGCGCGGCAAGTTCCAGCAGGAGTGGCAGCAGCATCGCTCCAGCGATGACACTGACCCGCGCGGCAAGAAATAG
- the liaF gene encoding cell wall-active antibiotics response protein LiaF encodes MGEETKSNRNRNTALVLIGAGLFLLLDHTIGFFPILAIILILLGIHRVRSRKERKGYVLIGIGAVILFGDHITIVFSIVLISLGLFFIRSKQVHKDDTYMQKQKLVDSVRLGREPWILRNSSTWYIIGETYIDLSLAILEQKETTVILQGIVGDVDIKVPEDIGVAVTASISFGQIQVANERESGVMNKLVWQSPNYELCDHRVKLVLSYIVGDIKIKVL; translated from the coding sequence ATGGGAGAAGAAACTAAAAGCAACCGTAACCGCAATACAGCACTAGTGCTGATTGGAGCCGGTCTTTTTTTGCTTCTAGATCATACGATAGGCTTTTTCCCCATTCTTGCCATAATCCTCATCTTGCTAGGCATTCATCGGGTGCGTTCACGCAAAGAGCGCAAAGGTTATGTACTGATAGGCATAGGGGCAGTGATTTTATTCGGTGATCATATTACCATCGTGTTTTCTATTGTCTTAATTTCGCTAGGTTTGTTTTTCATACGATCTAAGCAAGTACACAAAGACGACACGTATATGCAAAAGCAGAAATTGGTGGATAGCGTCCGATTAGGCCGTGAGCCTTGGATTTTACGTAACAGTTCAACTTGGTACATTATTGGAGAAACCTACATTGATCTTTCACTTGCGATTTTGGAGCAAAAGGAAACCACGGTCATCCTGCAAGGCATTGTAGGAGATGTAGATATCAAAGTGCCGGAGGATATCGGTGTCGCTGTCACAGCTTCCATCTCTTTCGGGCAGATTCAAGTTGCGAATGAGCGTGAGTCAGGGGTTATGAACAAGCTGGTCTGGCAGTCCCCTAACTATGAACTCTG